The following coding sequences are from one Nicotiana tomentosiformis chromosome 3, ASM39032v3, whole genome shotgun sequence window:
- the LOC138907903 gene encoding uncharacterized protein, which translates to MSALPFPQNLYREKLDKQFRRFLNALKQVHVNLPFTQVLSQMSVYAKFLKEILTKKRKIEKTLVVKIIEHCSAILQNKLPQKCGDPGSFTISCSVGTIHFDKSLCDFGASINLMPLSIYKKLEKEIGEISGENGGKQGGPPYIGRPFLATCRAKLDIHETKLMLRVGEETVTFKMYVEKGA; encoded by the exons ATGTCGGcgctacctttccctcaaaatctatatagagaaaagctagACAAGCAGTTTAGGAGATTTCTGAATGctctgaaacaggttcatgtaaacttaccattcacacaagtgctctcacaaatgtctgtttatgccaaattcttgaaggaaatccttacaaagaagaggaagatagaaaagACCTTAGTGGTCAAGATTAtagagcattgcagtgcgatattacaaaacaaactcccacaaaagtgtggagatccaggtagTTTTACTATATCTTGCTCTGTAGGAACTATTCATTTTGATAAATCATTATGTGAttttggtgcctcaattaatttaatgcctctatctatttacaagaaattggagaaggagattggagagataag tggtgaaaatggaggaaaacaaggaggtcccccttatataggaagaccattcttagcaacatGTAGAGCAAAATTGGATATACATGAGacaaaactcatgcttagagtgggtgaggagactgtgactttcaAGATGTATGTAGAAAAGGGGGCATAA
- the LOC104111796 gene encoding uncharacterized protein, protein MFFDGAANFKRVGIGTVLISESGQHYPASAKIRFPCTNNMAEYEACILGIRMAVDMNIKELLVIGDSDLLIHQVQGEWSTKNVKILSYLHCVKELCKKFIRIEFRHVPRIKNEFADALTALSSMIQHPDKNYIDPIKVEIRDHHAYCFHVNEEPDGYHTTISTSTGSTPYMLVYGTEAVIPAEVEIPSLKVIQEAKLDNAEWIRVRKEQLVFIDNKRMDAVCHGQLYQNRMASAFNKRVKPRQFTRGQLVLKKIFPYQEEAKGKFAPN, encoded by the exons atgtttttcgatggagcagcaaacttcaaaagAGTCGGGATTGGGACAGTCCTGATTTCAGAATCTGGACAGCACTATCCAGCAtcggcaaagataagattcccttgtacAAATAATATGGCTGAATATGAGGCATGTATCCTTGGAATCAGAATGGCagtcgacatgaacatcaaagaacttttggtcataggagattctgatttgctgatacaccaagtccaaggagaatggtccaccaagaatgtcaagatactGTCGTACCTGCACTGCGTGAAGGAGCTGTGCAAGAAGTTCATAAGGATAGAGTTCAGGCACGTCCCCAGAATTAAGAATGAGTTTGCTGACGCCCTCACAGCCTTATCATCTATGATCCAGCATCCAGATAAGAATTACATCGACCCGATCAAGGTAGAAATCAGGGATCATCATGCCTATTGCTTCCATGTCAATGAAGAACCAGATG GTTATCATACTACCATAAGTACATCTACTGGGTCAAcgccatacatgttggtatatggcacTGAAGCAGTGATACCTGCAGAAGTCGAGATACCGTCCTTAAAAGTCATTCAAGAAGCAAAATTGGACAATGCAGAGTGGATACGGGTCAGGAAAGAACAACTCGTGTTCATTGACAATAAAAGAATGGATGCAGTGTGCCATGGACAGCTATATCAGAATAGGATGGCTAGTGCATTTAACAAAAGAGTGAAGCCTCGCCAATTCACACGGGGGCAGTTGGTtctgaagaaaatctttccctatcaagaagaagccaaagggAAGTTTGCACCAAACTag